One Pararge aegeria chromosome 1, ilParAegt1.1, whole genome shotgun sequence genomic region harbors:
- the LOC120624617 gene encoding probable chitinase 2, with product MKSVLFTLFCAFICSESYGATGEKRVICYYGSWATYRNSLGKFDVSDINTSLCTHIVYTFLGINTKGTVISLDPYLDYPDNWGKDNLRKFSTLKQQNPDVKTLMAVGGWNEGSAKYSLMAGNPTLRKNFVKTALEMVQKYNFDGLDIDWEYPNRYDSVYGPADVDNFSQLLKELREEFDKNGLLLTAAVSSIKKVASQSYDIPVISQYLDFINVMAYDMYVATDPETGHNAPLHKSEDDDDIPIEDLNTVDGVLEYWLSQGCPPEKLVLGVPLYGHTFKLTNANENGVRAPSSGPGIAGPYTATKGLIGYNELCQKFKAETWNLLYDDSAKVPYAVQGENWISFDDADSIADKVQYALENNVTGVMAWSIETDDFRGICQDEDYPLLRSINKALGRSVEAPNTTPSSPLTTATTVSTGAVCKEDGFQANSEDCSSFYYCIRDSGGNFVAKLLHCPGTLLWDQTNQICNYPDQVIC from the exons AtgaaaagtgttttatttacattattctgTGCATTTATATGTTCGGAAAGCTATGGAGCCACTGGAGAAA AACGCGTCATCTGCTACTATGGATCTTGGGCAACATACAGAAACAGTCTTGGAAAATTTGATGTCAGCGACATCAACACTAGTCTTTGTACTCACATCGTGTATACTTTTCTCGGTATAAATACAAAGGGTACTGTCATTTCCTTAGACCCTTACTTGGATTATCCTGACAATTGGGGTAAAG ATAATTTACGTAAGTTTAGTACACTGAAGCAGCAAAACCCAGATGTGAAAACTTTAATGGCCGTTGGTGGGTGGAATGAAGGGTCAGCTAAATATTCTCTt ATGGCCGGCAACCCTACTCTTCGAAAGAACTTCGTCAAAACTGCCCTTGAAATGGTTCAGAAATATAACTTCGATGGCTTAGACATTGACTGGGAGTACCCCAACCGGTACGACTCAGTGTATGGGCCTGCCGACGTTGATAACTTTTCTCAACTCTTGAAAGAACTACGAGAAGAATTTGATAAAAACGGACTATTGTTAACCGCTGCCGTCTCATCTATAAAGAAAGTGGCTTCGCAGTCGTACGATATACCGGTTATTAGCCA atatttagattttataaatgtaatggCGTACGACATGTACGTAGCGACGGATCCTGAGACTGGTCATAATGCTCCTCTACATAAAAGCGAAGATGATGACGACATACCGATAGAAGACTTAAATACTGTTGATGGTGTTTTGGAGTATTGGCTTAGTCAag gttgCCCACCAGAGAAACTTGTACTGGGTGTACCATTATACGGCCATACCTTCAAATTAACAAATGCTAATGAGAATGGAGTTAGAGCACCCTCAAGTGGGCCTGGTATCGCAGGGCCTTATACTGCAACAAAAGGCCTCATCGGATATAATGAG ttgtgCCAGAAATTTAAAGCAGAAACTTGGAATCTTCTATATGACGATTCAGCCAAAGTACCGTATGCTGTACAAGGTGAAAATTGGATTTCCTTCGATGATGCAGATTCTATAGCAGATAAAGTACAATATGCCCTTGAAAATAACGTCACTGGTGTTATGGCTTGGAGTATAGAGACTGATGACTTCCGAGGAATATGTCAAGATGAAGATTATCCTTTGCTAAGGTCAATTAATAAAGCTTTAGGACGATCTGTGGAAGCTCCGAATACAACACCTTCCAGTCCACTGACTACTG CAACAACTGTTTCTACAGGAGCTGTTTGTAAAGAAGACGGATTTCAAGCAAATTCTGAAGACTGTTcatctttttattattgcatACGCGATTCAGGTGGTAACTTTGTAGCAAAGTTGCTCCACTGTCCTGGAACCCTTTTATGGGATCAGACAAATCAAATCTGTAACTATCCCGATCAagttatttgttaa